The following proteins are co-located in the Flectobacillus major DSM 103 genome:
- a CDS encoding lipocalin-like domain-containing protein, with protein sequence MKSVVLSIVCLALAFACTKNDATSIPSDNLVGKWEPTYEVYDSTAKKWTSIQTFVALPVIEFASNGNFLKDNKPAGDQDCCGFVGNKYTVKDNKITFSDFKPCPNVSCIALYCDGWKILKLENDVLELSECPGGVMRYKRVKN encoded by the coding sequence ATGAAAAGTGTAGTTCTTTCAATCGTATGCTTGGCTTTGGCTTTTGCCTGTACCAAAAACGACGCAACCTCTATTCCCAGCGACAATTTGGTAGGAAAATGGGAACCTACCTACGAAGTTTATGATTCTACGGCTAAAAAGTGGACAAGTATTCAAACCTTTGTGGCTTTGCCTGTTATTGAATTTGCTAGCAATGGTAATTTCCTAAAAGACAATAAGCCTGCTGGAGACCAAGATTGTTGTGGGTTTGTAGGAAACAAATACACCGTAAAAGACAACAAGATTACGTTCTCTGATTTTAAGCCTTGCCCTAATGTAAGTTGTATTGCACTCTATTGCGATGGCTGGAAAATCTTGAAGCTAGAAAATGACGTACTTGAACTGAGCGAATGCCCTGGTGGAGTAATGCGTTATAAGCGTGTAAAAAACTAA
- a CDS encoding sugar kinase, which translates to MQKVCCFGELLLRFSPQLNGEWIKNATMPVFIGGAELNVATALANWNVPVQYTSILPDNQLSAEIKQYVEQKGIDTSRIPTFGDRIGTYYLPQGADLKNAGVIYDRANSAFAELAPQKVNWDSILDGVSWFHFSAISPALNQNVVDACEEVLKIARSKGITISVDLNYRAKLWKYGKTPAEIMPRLAQYCDVIMGNIWAANWLLDIPLSDTINPESSQEEYLAHSIDTAKAIQAKFPQCSVVANTFRFDAPPTGILYYTTLFTEGQQFVSPTFATDVVVDKVGSGDCFMGGLIYGLYHQKTPQEVINYAAAAAFGKLNEYGDATRQKIADVEMILAKTL; encoded by the coding sequence ATGCAAAAAGTATGTTGTTTTGGCGAATTACTATTACGTTTTTCGCCACAGCTTAATGGCGAATGGATAAAAAATGCCACGATGCCTGTTTTTATTGGCGGTGCCGAACTCAACGTAGCCACAGCTTTGGCCAATTGGAACGTTCCTGTTCAATACACTAGTATTTTGCCCGACAACCAATTGTCTGCCGAAATCAAACAATATGTTGAGCAAAAAGGAATAGATACCAGTCGTATACCTACTTTTGGCGACCGTATTGGTACTTATTACCTTCCGCAAGGTGCCGACCTCAAAAATGCAGGGGTGATTTATGACCGTGCTAATTCGGCTTTTGCCGAGCTTGCTCCTCAAAAAGTAAATTGGGACAGTATCTTGGACGGGGTTTCGTGGTTTCATTTTAGTGCAATTAGCCCCGCTTTAAATCAAAATGTGGTGGATGCTTGTGAAGAGGTACTAAAAATTGCCAGAAGCAAAGGTATTACTATTTCGGTAGACCTAAACTACCGTGCAAAACTTTGGAAATATGGCAAAACACCTGCCGAAATTATGCCACGCTTGGCCCAATATTGCGATGTCATTATGGGTAATATTTGGGCTGCTAATTGGCTTCTGGATATTCCGCTAAGCGATACTATCAACCCCGAGTCGTCACAAGAAGAATATTTGGCTCATAGTATTGACACCGCCAAGGCCATTCAGGCAAAATTCCCACAGTGTTCGGTTGTAGCCAATACTTTCCGCTTTGATGCCCCTCCAACAGGTATTTTGTATTACACAACTTTGTTTACAGAAGGACAACAGTTTGTATCACCAACCTTTGCTACTGATGTTGTAGTAGACAAAGTAGGTAGCGGCGATTGTTTTATGGGCGGGTTGATTTATGGTTTGTATCATCAAAAAACACCTCAAGAGGTTATAAATTATGCCGCCGCTGCCGCATTTGGTAAGCTCAACGAATATGGCGATGCTACACGTCAAAAAATAGCAGATGTAGAAATGATTTTAGCAAAAACCCTTTAG
- a CDS encoding aldo/keto reductase gives MNKVYLSDSGPKVSEAVYGFWRWTDNGSQTVATMEKIVNLCLELGVNTFDHADIYGNYTIEEYFGKLIQQKAIKREDIVLFSKCGVRKSDKGYAYFDNTEKYLLESVNNSLKRLKTDYLDIFLLNQIDMISNPEETAQVLRELVNIGKIKHIGVSNFSVFQHQLLESYLRKPIVTNHIELNLINTSAIEDGRLDFIKQRFSKPLAWAPLAGGKILDGTDAKSAILKAKLAEIGQKYGANIEQTAVAWLMQLGTLPIIGSLSEERIRNAVSATEIKLVHEDWYEIYNLAMMK, from the coding sequence ATGAATAAAGTCTATTTGAGTGATTCTGGTCCTAAGGTTTCTGAGGCAGTTTACGGATTTTGGAGATGGACAGACAACGGTTCGCAGACTGTTGCCACTATGGAAAAAATTGTCAATCTATGTTTGGAATTAGGAGTCAATACTTTTGACCATGCCGATATTTATGGCAATTATACCATCGAAGAATATTTTGGTAAACTCATTCAGCAAAAAGCTATCAAAAGAGAGGATATCGTACTTTTTAGCAAATGCGGTGTTCGTAAGTCCGACAAAGGATATGCTTATTTTGACAATACCGAAAAGTACCTTTTAGAAAGTGTTAACAATTCATTGAAAAGACTAAAAACCGACTATCTTGATATATTCTTGTTGAATCAAATCGACATGATTAGTAATCCAGAAGAAACGGCTCAGGTACTTCGTGAGTTGGTCAATATCGGCAAAATCAAGCACATTGGTGTAAGCAACTTTAGTGTATTTCAGCACCAATTGCTAGAATCGTATTTACGTAAACCTATCGTAACCAACCATATCGAACTCAACCTTATCAATACTTCGGCTATTGAGGATGGTAGATTAGATTTTATTAAACAACGTTTTAGCAAACCTTTGGCTTGGGCACCGCTAGCGGGGGGCAAGATTTTGGATGGAACAGATGCCAAATCTGCTATTTTGAAAGCTAAACTAGCCGAAATAGGTCAGAAATACGGAGCAAATATCGAACAAACTGCTGTAGCTTGGTTGATGCAATTGGGTACTTTACCTATTATTGGTTCACTTTCGGAAGAGCGAATCAGAAATGCAGTAAGTGCTACCGAAATCAAGCTTGTTCACGAAGATTGGTACGAGATATACAACTTGGCCATGATGAAATAA
- a CDS encoding cupin domain-containing protein: MTQFGKRFVHDQSLEWEVVGEGLKRKIMSYDNHVMMVKVAFEKGAIGTLHQHYHTQISYVESGEFEITIDGEVQLLKQGDTYYIPPNIIHGAVAKEAGVLIDVFNPFREDFV; this comes from the coding sequence ATGACTCAATTTGGAAAACGCTTCGTTCATGACCAATCTCTCGAATGGGAGGTAGTTGGTGAAGGACTCAAACGAAAAATCATGAGCTACGATAATCATGTAATGATGGTAAAAGTAGCCTTTGAAAAAGGAGCAATAGGAACATTGCACCAGCACTATCATACCCAAATTAGCTATGTAGAAAGTGGCGAATTTGAAATAACTATCGATGGCGAAGTACAACTACTCAAGCAGGGAGATACCTATTATATTCCGCCAAATATTATTCATGGAGCAGTAGCCAAAGAAGCAGGTGTGCTTATCGATGTATTTAATCCTTTTCGTGAAGATTTTGTCTAG
- a CDS encoding bifunctional 4-hydroxy-2-oxoglutarate aldolase/2-dehydro-3-deoxy-phosphogluconate aldolase: MAFFDTKSLDQLLEQYPVVPVFYHEDIELSQQIIKACYDGGMRAFEFTNRGVKALEVFKALVPFIRENCPDMALGIGTIFKAEQAQIFIEAGADFVVQPVITAEVGVLCQANNIAWYPGAATLNEVYQATELGATVVKIFPGNVVGPGFVKSMKGPMPHVKVMVTGGVEPTQESLSTWFKAGVTAVGMGSQLFPNAVLANKDFESIKNTVSSLMQTVRDLSK, encoded by the coding sequence ATGGCTTTTTTTGACACAAAATCACTCGACCAGCTTTTAGAGCAATATCCAGTTGTACCAGTATTTTATCATGAAGATATTGAATTGAGCCAACAGATTATTAAAGCGTGTTACGATGGTGGAATGCGTGCTTTTGAATTTACCAATCGTGGTGTAAAAGCCCTAGAGGTTTTTAAGGCATTAGTACCATTTATTCGTGAAAATTGTCCTGATATGGCTTTGGGTATAGGAACAATTTTTAAGGCCGAACAAGCCCAGATTTTTATTGAGGCAGGGGCTGATTTTGTGGTACAACCTGTGATTACAGCCGAAGTGGGAGTTCTTTGTCAGGCCAACAACATAGCTTGGTATCCAGGGGCTGCTACACTCAACGAAGTGTATCAGGCTACCGAACTGGGGGCTACTGTAGTAAAAATTTTTCCAGGTAATGTTGTAGGGCCAGGATTTGTAAAATCTATGAAAGGGCCAATGCCACACGTAAAAGTGATGGTAACTGGCGGAGTTGAGCCTACCCAAGAAAGCCTATCAACTTGGTTCAAAGCAGGTGTTACCGCTGTTGGTATGGGGTCTCAGTTGTTTCCCAATGCAGTTTTGGCCAATAAAGATTTTGAAAGTATTAAAAATACCGTTTCGTCTTTGATGCAAACCGTACGAGATTTATCTAAATAA
- a CDS encoding TrmH family RNA methyltransferase, with translation MLSKNQIKYINSLQQKKFRQEYQAFVVEGAKSVVELLLSDFELESLFVTEDFYKENKPTLDKQPLAAEIVTQAELEKAGTFATNNAALAVAKTKPNLELLVQEGEFALILDEIRDPGNLGTIIRIADWYGIKKIICSESTVDLYNPKVISSTMGSFTRVKLYYTNLAEYLGKRTEKIYGTFLDSENVHTVDFATSGYIIIGNEANGISEQVEKLVTDKITIPRFGGAESLNAGIATAVICDNLRRKN, from the coding sequence ATGTTATCAAAAAATCAGATTAAGTACATCAATTCGTTGCAACAAAAAAAGTTTCGACAAGAATACCAAGCTTTTGTGGTAGAAGGTGCCAAAAGTGTTGTTGAACTACTTTTGTCTGATTTTGAGCTTGAATCTCTTTTTGTTACTGAGGATTTTTACAAAGAAAATAAACCTACGTTAGACAAACAACCCTTGGCTGCTGAAATTGTCACGCAAGCAGAATTAGAAAAAGCTGGAACATTTGCAACCAACAATGCTGCACTGGCTGTAGCCAAAACGAAACCCAACCTAGAATTATTGGTTCAAGAGGGTGAATTTGCCCTAATTTTAGATGAAATACGTGACCCGGGCAATTTGGGTACAATTATTAGAATTGCAGATTGGTATGGTATCAAAAAAATTATTTGCTCGGAAAGTACCGTCGACTTGTACAACCCCAAAGTGATTTCATCAACAATGGGTTCGTTTACAAGGGTAAAGCTGTATTATACCAATCTGGCAGAATATTTGGGTAAGCGTACAGAAAAGATTTACGGTACATTTCTTGATTCAGAAAATGTACATACCGTCGATTTTGCTACAAGTGGCTATATTATTATTGGTAACGAAGCCAATGGTATTTCGGAACAAGTAGAAAAACTGGTAACCGACAAAATCACCATTCCAAGATTTGGTGGAGCTGAGTCGCTCAATGCGGGTATCGCAACAGCCGTGATATGTGATAACCTGAGAAGAAAAAACTAA
- a CDS encoding DNA/RNA non-specific endonuclease: MKITKFKFLVFLFFLGLFLYYWGQPHPFESFKNDISGLFNTEKKKAKEPWTREGRGDTEASDTKSNEDVASDTRKPPKDRTIVDILKDAVEEGKSVLPSPSGGTSERIEGLEQFIPSAKNNTEIVRHTAFMLSYQEEYEQASWVLHILKQEASEGTEPRSNEFMADPKVQSGSAVSQDYSRSGYDRGHLCPAGDFKYDKALQDETFYMSNMSPQAPDFNRGIWSDLESRVRKWAKERGDLVIVTGPILSEGLSYIGKRNQVAVPEYYYKIVYDPNAQQAIAFLMPNEGSHDLIKSFAVSIDELEKKTGIDFFAKLPDSVEKKIESRVSIDDWF, translated from the coding sequence ATGAAAATCACAAAATTCAAGTTTTTAGTTTTTCTATTCTTCCTAGGTCTTTTTTTGTATTATTGGGGTCAGCCACACCCATTTGAGAGTTTCAAAAATGATATTTCGGGTCTTTTTAATACTGAAAAGAAAAAAGCCAAAGAGCCTTGGACACGAGAAGGTCGTGGCGATACCGAAGCCAGCGATACCAAAAGTAATGAAGACGTGGCTAGCGATACCCGCAAGCCCCCGAAAGACCGCACTATTGTCGATATTCTGAAAGATGCCGTAGAAGAAGGTAAATCGGTACTGCCATCGCCTAGTGGCGGCACATCAGAGCGTATTGAGGGTTTGGAACAGTTTATTCCGTCTGCCAAAAACAATACCGAAATTGTACGTCATACGGCCTTTATGTTGAGCTATCAAGAAGAATATGAGCAGGCTTCATGGGTATTGCATATTCTCAAACAGGAAGCATCGGAAGGAACGGAACCTCGTTCTAACGAATTTATGGCCGACCCCAAAGTTCAATCAGGCTCGGCTGTATCTCAAGATTATTCTCGCTCGGGCTACGACCGTGGACACCTTTGCCCAGCAGGAGATTTTAAATACGACAAAGCCTTACAAGACGAAACTTTTTATATGTCGAATATGAGTCCGCAAGCTCCCGATTTTAATCGTGGGATTTGGAGCGACCTAGAGTCGAGGGTACGTAAATGGGCCAAAGAACGAGGCGATTTGGTTATTGTAACTGGCCCTATTTTGAGCGAAGGGCTATCTTATATTGGCAAACGTAACCAAGTAGCTGTACCCGAATATTACTATAAAATTGTGTATGACCCCAATGCCCAACAAGCTATTGCTTTTTTGATGCCCAACGAGGGTTCTCATGACCTCATAAAGTCTTTTGCGGTAAGTATCGACGAGCTAGAAAAGAAAACGGGTATCGATTTTTTTGCTAAACTTCCCGACAGTGTTGAAAAGAAAATAGAATCTCGGGTATCAATAGATGACTGGTTCTAA
- a CDS encoding MFS transporter, with translation MEKKIGNYRWVVVALLFFATTISYLDRQVIALLKPTLEKEFNWDESDYSNLVMAFQAAYAIGLVLSGGIIDKIGTKLGYLVAVAWWSAAGVLTALATSTFGFGVYRSLLGLGEGGNFPAAIKSVAEWFPKKERALATGIFNSGANIGAVVAPLMVPWILAVYGWQVAFIITGGVGFIWIIFWVISYQKPSEHKSLTPEELAHIQSDAEIDDSGEKPVKWLQLFGIRQTWAFVFGKMLTDPIWWFFLYWLPSYFASTFQLDLKKPSLELIIVYTATTIGSIGGGYISGFLIKKGWPVFRARKVAMLSFALAVMPIMLAQYCSNIWQAVVLISVAAAAHQAWSANIFTTASDMFPKKAVSSVVGIGGMAGSIGGILFPWMVGYILDTYKTSGNITAGYNIIFVICGFAYLLAWGMMHLFAPKMEKVDI, from the coding sequence ATGGAAAAGAAAATCGGGAATTATCGTTGGGTTGTTGTGGCTTTGTTGTTTTTTGCTACCACCATTAGTTACTTAGACAGACAAGTAATAGCTTTGTTGAAGCCCACATTAGAAAAAGAATTCAACTGGGACGAATCTGACTATAGCAATCTCGTTATGGCATTTCAGGCAGCGTATGCGATTGGTTTGGTGCTGTCGGGAGGGATTATTGATAAAATAGGTACAAAATTAGGTTATTTAGTAGCTGTGGCTTGGTGGAGTGCCGCAGGCGTACTTACTGCATTAGCTACTAGTACATTTGGTTTTGGGGTGTACAGGTCATTATTGGGCTTGGGCGAAGGAGGTAATTTTCCTGCGGCAATTAAAAGTGTAGCCGAATGGTTTCCTAAAAAAGAAAGAGCCTTGGCAACAGGTATTTTCAATTCGGGGGCCAATATCGGTGCAGTAGTAGCACCTTTAATGGTACCTTGGATTTTGGCCGTTTATGGCTGGCAAGTGGCCTTTATTATTACGGGAGGTGTAGGCTTTATTTGGATTATTTTTTGGGTAATTAGCTACCAAAAACCAAGCGAGCATAAGTCGTTAACTCCCGAAGAACTGGCTCATATCCAAAGCGATGCCGAAATAGATGATTCAGGAGAAAAACCTGTTAAATGGCTTCAACTATTTGGCATTCGTCAAACATGGGCTTTTGTATTTGGTAAAATGCTTACCGATCCTATTTGGTGGTTTTTCTTGTACTGGTTGCCATCGTATTTTGCCTCAACCTTCCAACTAGACCTAAAAAAGCCAAGCCTAGAATTGATTATTGTGTATACCGCTACTACTATCGGTAGTATTGGCGGAGGGTATATTTCGGGTTTTCTTATCAAGAAAGGTTGGCCTGTATTTCGTGCCAGAAAAGTAGCTATGTTGAGCTTTGCTTTGGCCGTAATGCCAATTATGCTAGCTCAGTATTGTTCAAATATCTGGCAAGCTGTTGTGCTAATTAGTGTGGCTGCTGCTGCTCACCAAGCATGGAGTGCCAATATCTTTACAACGGCCTCTGATATGTTCCCTAAGAAAGCGGTGAGTTCAGTAGTGGGTATTGGTGGTATGGCAGGTTCTATTGGTGGTATTTTGTTTCCTTGGATGGTCGGGTATATTCTTGATACCTACAAAACTTCGGGCAATATTACTGCTGGGTATAATATCATCTTTGTGATTTGTGGGTTTGCCTATTTATTGGCCTGGGGAATGATGCATCTCTTTGCACCGAAAATGGAGAAAGTAGATATTTAA
- a CDS encoding AAA domain-containing protein — protein sequence MTYFNDLLELLKIEREEDRNQYLKLTETTSVSERRANGLTWYPIAIRGSEMSRGDYLTVELERTTHQDIVHQLRFGMPAVLFSNHNPQEDRIEGTISHQSGNRLKLSLKTDELPDWSRDGKLGIDILFDDNSYDEMNTALKRALAIADEKNHESQNVIRVLTGTKSPSFYPERPYLSIPQLNEYQLEAVGKILVANDLAIVHGPPGTGKTTTLIQAIKALIAQDNKTILVVAPSNTAVDLLSEKLSEEGLNVLRVGNPARVSERLMSLTLDAKMSEHSFNKEVKRLKKQAQEFKSMAHKYKRNFGKSERDQRKLLFEEAHKIMKEVDNSEQYIIDDILSKTQVVTATLVGANHFTVRNLKYHTVIIDEAGQALEPACWIPMLKAQKVILAGDHCQLSPTIKSTEAARKGLSKTLLEKCVELHPEAVILLQEQYRMNEQIMGYSSSVFYHNKLKAADTVAHQTLMPNDAPLVFVDTAGCGFEEKLNGTSTTNPEEAVLLAKHLKTLLDEYQSQNPSGDIPSIAIISPYKQQVILLKTQLENTGIEKEYLANISVNTIDSFQGQERDIVYISMVRSNLDGEIGFLSDTRRMNVAMTRAKKKLVVIGDSVTLAQFPFYADFISYTEKLNAYTSAWELM from the coding sequence ATGACTTACTTTAATGATTTACTTGAACTACTCAAAATAGAACGGGAAGAAGACCGTAACCAATACCTAAAACTTACCGAAACTACTTCTGTAAGCGAGCGTCGTGCCAATGGACTAACTTGGTATCCGATTGCCATTCGTGGTTCTGAAATGAGTCGGGGTGATTACCTGACAGTAGAGCTAGAAAGAACAACCCATCAAGATATTGTGCATCAATTGCGTTTTGGGATGCCCGCCGTGCTTTTCAGTAATCATAATCCTCAGGAAGATAGAATTGAAGGTACTATTTCGCATCAAAGCGGTAATAGACTAAAGCTGTCTCTTAAAACCGATGAACTGCCCGATTGGTCACGCGATGGCAAGCTCGGAATCGATATTCTTTTTGACGACAATAGTTATGATGAAATGAATACAGCTTTGAAAAGGGCTTTAGCTATTGCGGACGAAAAAAATCATGAAAGTCAAAATGTTATTAGGGTACTCACTGGCACAAAAAGCCCAAGTTTTTATCCTGAACGTCCTTATTTATCAATTCCACAGCTCAATGAATATCAATTAGAGGCAGTTGGTAAAATACTGGTAGCCAATGATTTGGCTATTGTGCATGGCCCTCCGGGTACAGGTAAAACAACAACACTAATTCAGGCTATCAAAGCTCTGATTGCTCAAGATAACAAAACCATTTTGGTGGTAGCACCAAGCAATACGGCTGTAGATTTGTTGAGTGAAAAATTATCGGAAGAAGGGCTGAATGTGCTGCGTGTCGGAAATCCTGCACGGGTTTCGGAGCGACTGATGTCGTTGACCTTAGATGCCAAAATGAGTGAACACAGTTTTAATAAAGAGGTAAAACGACTTAAAAAACAGGCTCAGGAGTTTAAGAGTATGGCCCATAAGTACAAGCGTAACTTTGGTAAATCTGAACGAGACCAACGGAAGTTACTTTTTGAAGAAGCTCATAAAATCATGAAGGAGGTTGATAATTCTGAACAGTATATTATTGACGATATTTTGTCGAAAACACAGGTGGTGACAGCTACTTTGGTGGGAGCTAATCATTTTACGGTTCGTAATCTTAAATACCATACTGTAATTATCGACGAAGCGGGGCAGGCACTCGAACCTGCTTGCTGGATACCTATGCTGAAAGCACAAAAAGTTATTTTGGCAGGCGACCACTGTCAATTATCGCCAACGATTAAATCTACCGAAGCAGCTCGCAAAGGACTCAGTAAGACTTTATTGGAAAAATGTGTAGAATTGCATCCTGAGGCTGTTATACTTTTGCAAGAGCAATATCGTATGAACGAGCAAATTATGGGGTACTCTTCTTCTGTTTTTTATCATAACAAACTAAAAGCTGCTGATACAGTAGCCCACCAAACCCTTATGCCCAATGATGCGCCTTTGGTATTTGTGGATACCGCAGGTTGTGGATTTGAGGAAAAACTCAATGGGACGAGTACTACCAATCCTGAAGAAGCAGTTTTATTAGCCAAACATTTGAAAACATTATTGGATGAGTACCAAAGCCAAAACCCTTCGGGCGATATTCCGAGTATTGCGATTATTTCGCCTTACAAGCAGCAAGTAATATTACTCAAAACTCAGTTAGAAAATACAGGTATAGAAAAAGAATATTTAGCGAATATATCAGTCAATACTATCGATAGTTTTCAGGGACAAGAACGTGACATTGTATATATCAGTATGGTTCGTAGCAACCTAGATGGCGAAATTGGATTCTTGTCGGATACCCGCCGAATGAACGTAGCTATGACACGGGCTAAGAAAAAATTGGTTGTTATAGGCGATAGTGTTACACTAGCTCAGTTTCCCTTTTATGCCGATTTTATTAGTTATACCGAAAAGCTCAATGCCTATACCAGTGCTTGGGAGTTGATGTAA
- the tamL gene encoding translocation and assembly module lipoprotein TamL: MTLKKTFYYIFFLSVCFYLSSCTSKTVFSDPLLYSQNFKGNKVITTENLEGLLPQRPNKKILKTPITPGLYFYQLFSKKFPQQKLRWQEELTKLNQDFELQTRGLDNNSNEYIKLALKKEKKAQKISRAIQEGNWAMRTLGEAPSYFFKEDAEKNVEKIKTYYKNHGFFQYQVSYKADSLFIKKGSVAVTYTINEGVHYPIVQNDSLVIKDPRIELLLRKNQQKSLLKVGARLELENYNAEKDRIEQLLKNNGYYAFSKDYISIKINALDTAKTQSLKVVTFIPSPDRAPRNPNYATAYTISSVQFIADGSSPSIPKPKVDTVNSRFIQYLFVNKRFSPKLLDTKIDLRPNTLFNQEKVSQTQKKLYALEQFQFTRINLDTTKGLISASIYARPLDKYEFSVETGGSVFAGGSLANLVPGPFLTTSLKARNIKGSANSFETNFRFGFEAQAGFLRPDSVTRNLELGLNTSFILPKILLPESISQRFENFSPQTRISVGGEFIGRQEYNRFGFKIGSSFLWRPSPNQYWSVSLFDVNLINTSNQAPAFRNFLDSLLRLGNNLKRSFQQSFISSMSATYTYTDNPYGQLKQGKYLKIFIESGGTTLNLFKSKKIGFLTTLFEDSLQFYRFVKVSADYRKYIPIGTSGKTLFAYRINTGAAYSYGGDKELPYEKNFFIGGPNSLRAWRPRGLGPGSFTGSFDNPGSIILESSAELRFKIIRFYGDLNGALFADAGNVWRFPNQSTAGLAGSDFQFNRFYKEIAMDIGFGLRYDLSFFVIRFDWAVRMLDPAIKGGNTWVLFNNNLKDPLKSEESYKNPLTLNFGIGYPF; this comes from the coding sequence ATGACTTTGAAAAAAACTTTTTACTATATATTCTTCCTTTCGGTATGCTTCTATTTGTCGAGCTGTACGTCCAAAACCGTATTTTCAGACCCTTTACTTTACTCGCAAAACTTTAAAGGAAATAAGGTTATTACTACCGAAAATCTTGAAGGCTTATTACCTCAACGCCCCAACAAAAAAATCTTGAAAACGCCTATTACTCCTGGCTTATATTTTTATCAATTATTTTCAAAAAAATTTCCTCAACAAAAACTTCGTTGGCAAGAAGAGCTTACAAAGTTAAATCAGGATTTTGAGCTACAAACACGTGGCCTTGATAATAATTCTAACGAATACATCAAATTAGCTCTGAAAAAAGAAAAAAAAGCCCAAAAAATCAGTCGAGCAATTCAAGAAGGTAATTGGGCTATGCGAACACTCGGCGAAGCTCCTTCGTATTTTTTTAAGGAAGATGCCGAGAAAAACGTTGAAAAAATCAAAACGTATTACAAAAACCACGGCTTTTTTCAATATCAGGTTTCGTACAAAGCCGATAGCTTATTTATCAAAAAAGGAAGCGTTGCGGTTACTTATACCATCAATGAAGGGGTACATTATCCTATTGTTCAAAACGACTCGTTAGTTATTAAAGACCCTCGGATAGAATTACTTTTGCGAAAAAACCAGCAAAAAAGCTTGTTAAAAGTAGGGGCTAGATTAGAACTTGAAAATTATAATGCCGAAAAGGATAGAATTGAGCAGCTCCTCAAAAACAATGGTTATTATGCCTTTTCAAAAGACTATATTAGTATCAAAATCAACGCATTAGATACTGCCAAAACGCAAAGTCTAAAAGTTGTAACGTTTATTCCTAGCCCCGACCGAGCCCCCCGAAACCCCAATTATGCTACAGCTTATACGATTTCGAGTGTACAGTTTATTGCAGATGGCTCGTCACCGAGTATTCCTAAACCCAAGGTAGATACTGTCAATAGCCGATTTATTCAGTATTTGTTTGTAAACAAGCGTTTTTCGCCCAAATTACTTGATACTAAAATCGACCTTCGCCCTAATACTCTATTTAATCAAGAGAAGGTTTCGCAAACACAAAAAAAATTATACGCCCTAGAACAGTTTCAATTTACCCGAATCAACCTCGATACTACCAAAGGGCTTATTAGTGCATCTATTTATGCTCGTCCACTAGACAAATATGAGTTTTCGGTAGAAACAGGAGGAAGCGTTTTTGCAGGGGGAAGTTTGGCCAATTTAGTACCGGGGCCGTTTTTAACCACCTCACTCAAAGCACGAAATATCAAAGGTAGTGCCAACTCATTTGAAACCAATTTCCGTTTTGGTTTTGAGGCTCAGGCAGGTTTCTTACGTCCCGATTCGGTTACTCGAAACTTAGAATTAGGACTCAATACATCGTTTATTTTGCCCAAAATATTGCTACCCGAAAGTATTTCACAACGATTTGAAAACTTCTCGCCCCAAACCCGTATTAGTGTCGGAGGCGAATTTATCGGTCGTCAAGAGTATAACCGTTTTGGTTTTAAAATTGGAAGTAGCTTCCTTTGGCGGCCATCGCCCAACCAATATTGGTCGGTATCGCTATTTGATGTCAACCTTATCAATACCAGCAATCAAGCCCCAGCCTTTCGGAACTTTCTGGATAGTTTACTACGCTTGGGCAACAACCTCAAACGTAGCTTCCAACAATCTTTTATTTCGAGTATGAGTGCCACTTATACTTATACCGACAACCCTTATGGACAGCTAAAACAGGGGAAATATCTCAAAATTTTTATTGAATCGGGAGGAACAACCCTTAATTTATTCAAAAGTAAAAAAATTGGTTTTTTGACAACCCTTTTTGAAGATAGCCTACAGTTTTATCGATTTGTGAAAGTAAGTGCCGATTACCGAAAATATATTCCTATTGGTACTTCTGGAAAAACATTGTTTGCTTATCGTATCAATACAGGAGCAGCGTATTCGTATGGTGGTGATAAGGAATTGCCTTACGAGAAAAATTTCTTTATTGGCGGCCCCAATAGTTTGCGAGCATGGCGACCACGAGGGCTAGGGCCAGGTTCATTTACGGGGTCGTTTGATAACCCTGGAAGTATTATTTTGGAATCGAGTGCCGAATTGCGTTTCAAAATTATTCGCTTTTATGGCGACCTCAACGGGGCTTTGTTTGCCGATGCTGGAAATGTTTGGCGTTTTCCCAATCAAAGTACGGCTGGTTTGGCAGGAAGTGATTTTCAATTCAATCGCTTTTACAAAGAAATTGCAATGGATATAGGCTTTGGTTTACGATATGACCTTTCATTCTTTGTTATTCGTTTTGACTGGGCTGTACGGATGCTCGACCCTGCTATTAAAGGTGGTAATACGTGGGTGTTATTCAATAATAACCTAAAAGACCCTCTCAAATCTGAAGAATCTTACAAAAACCCTTTAACGCTTAATTTTGGAATTGGGTATCCTTTCTAA